Proteins co-encoded in one Neodiprion lecontei isolate iyNeoLeco1 chromosome 3, iyNeoLeco1.1, whole genome shotgun sequence genomic window:
- the LOC107226166 gene encoding fatty acyl-CoA reductase wat gives MSEIRQFYAGRNIFITGGTGFLGKALVEKLLRSCEEIETVYLLVREKKGKTTQERMDSLLLEPVFDVLRTSSPDFSKKLVPVAGDVASEGLGLSAEDRERIVDEVSVIFHAAATVRFTERLDKAIPLNVNGVKYVLDIAKACKNLAVGVHLSTAYSNCVLSSIDEKLYVPPLSYREANDLCKSLKNTEMSEGDVESVTKSVLKGWPNTYTFTKAIGEGVVAEFAGELPFAVFRPSIVINSYEEPMPGWVSGIAGFPAIICASGLGLNHIGFFDSDARIDLVPVDYVCNALISSAWETAVTKKRHHENIPVYNYVGGNEKPITCGQCIGDFMRYYNENPSVQLIYYPFMVITTSRFVLSVLQFFLHTVPAFVIDGVARLLGKQPRMQKLATMLGNAWIIVGYFITNEWDFKTHRVRSLWQRIGPTDKKEFPFSMQEVDWEKYGIRIVGGLKKYLLNEPPGNEDKAKRRYIYFYIVHSMVRLALYSFALWLVWKIFW, from the exons ATGTCAGAAATACGACAGTTTTACGCAGGTCGAAACATCTTCATCACCG GTGGAACCGGTTTCTTGGGTAAGGCACTGGTGGAAAAGTTACTCCGAAGCTGTGAAGAAATCGAAACCGTCTACCTTCTGGTCCgcgaaaagaaaggaaaaactACACAAGAGCGAATGGATTCTCTGCTCCTCGAACCG GTGTTCGACGTTTTGCGGACCAGCTCTCCGGACTTTTCGAAGAAGTTGGTTCCAGTTGCCGGCGACGTAGCCTCCGAAGGACTGGGATTATCGGCAGAGGATCGCGAGCGCATCGTCGACGAG GTATCCGTCATCTTCCACGCAGCTGCCACGGTGCGTTTTACCGAAAGACTGGACAAAGCGATTCCCTTGAACGTCAACGGCGTTAAATACGTGCTGGACATTGCCAAAGCGTGCAAGAACCTGGCG GTCGGCGTCCACCTGTCAACTGCTTACAGCAACTGCGTTCTCAGTAGCATCGACGAAAAGTTGTACGTTCCGCCATTGAGCTACAGGGAGGCGAACGACCTCTGCAAAAGCTTGAAGAACACCGAGATGTCGGAAGGCGACGTCGAATCCGTTACGAAATC AGTCTTGAAAGGATGGCCGAACACTTACACCTTCACCAAGGCGATCGGCGAAGGTGTCGTCGCCGAATTCGCTGGAGAATTGCCGTTCGCAGTTTTTAGACCATCGATCG TAATTAATTCATACGAGGAGCCGATGCCGGGTTGGGTTTCTGGCATTGCTGGGTTTCCAGCGATTATATGTGCATCTGGTCTCGGCTTAAATCACATTGGTTTCTTTGATTCTGATGCGAGAATCGACCTAGTTCCAGTGGATTATGTCTGCAACGCTTTAATTTCTTCCGCTTGGGAAACAGCCGTCACTAAAAAAAG GCACCATGAGAATATTCCTGTCTACAATTATGTCGGCGGAAATGAGAAACCCATCACTTGCGGCCAGTGCATAGGGGATTTCATGCGTTATTATAATGAAAACCCATCAGTGCAATTGATCTACTATCCTTTCATGGTCATAACAACGTCAAGATTTGTTTTGAgtgtattacaattttttctgcatACTGTGCCGGCGTTTGTAATTGACGGCGTCGCAAGATTGTTAGGAAAACAGCCGCG GATGCAAAAGCTTGCGACTATGTTAGGGAATGCGTGGATCATCGTGGGATATTTTATCACGAATGAATGGGACTTCAAAACTCATCGAGTTCGGAGCCTTTGGCAACGAATTGGGCCTACGGACAAGAAGGAATTTCCTTTCAGTATGCAAGAAGTCGACTGGGAGAAATATGGTATACGTATAGTTGGCGGTCTCAAAAAGTATCTACTAAACGAACCTCCTGGAAATGAAGACAAAGCGAAACGACGATACATTTA CTTTTACATTGTCCATTCGATGGTTCGTCTCGCCTTATATTCCTTCGCTCTTTGGCtcgtatggaaaatattttggtaA